GGCCGGCCGCAGTGCTGCTCGGTGCCGGCGTGGTGCTGCGCGTCGTCGCGGCGCTCGACGGCGCACCCGCCACCTCGGACGCGCGCGATTGGCTTGAGCTGCAACCGTCCTCGCAGCGGGTGCAGGGCCTGCGTGCGGGCATTCTGGTGCTCCTCGGCACGTACGTGGTGGTGCGGCCCGCGTCGGCGGTGCAGGCGGTCGCGCTGCTGATCGGTCTGGGGGTGTTGCTGCTCGGACTCGGCGAGGCGACCCGCATCCTGTCCCAACTTGTCGCCGAGCACGGCTCGCGAGTGAGCGATCGGGTGCAGCGCTGGATCGGCCGGGTGCTGCAGGTGGCTCCGGGGGTGGTTGTCGCCGGCTTGGTGATCTCGCTGGCGCTGCCGTCGTCGCGCGCCCTGCCTGCCGTGCTGGCGGTGCCGAACGACACCCGGTGCAACGGATATGTCGAACTCTGCGCGCGTCCGTACAACCAGGTCGCCTATCCGGCCGCGCACAACTCGATGTCGGCGGCCGACGAGCCGGGATGGTTCCTCGCCGAGCAGCCGACCGGGCTCGTGGGACAGCTGGACGCCGGCATCAGGGTGCTGCTGATCGACACCTGGTACGGGCAGGCCACCACAACCCCCGGCCAGGTCTCCAACGCGGCCAAGGACAAGGCGAAAGCCGAAGCGCAGTTGAACGCCGAATTCGGTGCTGGGGCGGTGGCAAGCGCACGGCGGCTGCGGAACACGGTGTCGGGCAACCCGATCGGTCCGGTCGAGCCGTACTTGTGCCACGCCGTCTGCGACATCGGCGCGACCAAGTGGGAGCCCGCGATGGCCGGCGTCCGCACCTGGTTGCAGAACCACCCGCGGGAGGTCGTGACCTTCTTCATCGAGGACAACGTGTCGGCCGCCGACACCGCGAAGGTGTTCGAGGCAGCCGGGCTGCTGCCCTACGTCGCCACCCACGAGCCGGGCCGGCCCTGGCCCACCCTCGGCCAGATGATCGAAACCGGCAAGCGGGTCGTCGTGCTGATGCAGCGCGACGGCGGGGGAGCGACCTACCCGTGGCTCTTGCAGGGCTGGGACCAGGCGCAGGACACCAACTACGACGCGAAGACGCCCGAGCAACTCAGCTGCGCACGCAACCGGGGCACCGACAAGAGCCAACTCCTGCTCATCAACAACTGGCTCAACAACTTCGACCGCATCGTCACCGGCGCCGACCAGGTCAATGCCTACGACAGCCTCTACCCGCGGATGCTGCGGTGCCAGAAGGAACGCGGCATGATCCCCAACTTCGTCGCCGTCAACTACTACAACCGCGGCGATCTCTTCCGAGTGGTGAACGCGCTGAACCGGGTCGGCTGACGCATGGGCCGCGACCGCGGCACCGTCGGCGAAGCTGGTGGCGATTCCTGGGGCGAATGCCTCATGTGCGGCCCGTCGCGCGGGCATACACCTGAGACATGGACACCAACACCACATCTGGCGGCCTACGTGCCGCGCCCCGACCTGCCGGGCCTGCTCGACCGCTACGCGGCCGCCGGCGGACGCTTCCTCCTCTGTCCGATCGGCCTCACCTCACGAGCGGTCGACCCCGGCACGCTGGTCGCCAACGCAAGCTGCCGGCGGCACGGTGCAGCTGTGGGAATGGATCGGCGTCGCACCCGACGGAGTCGGTCCCGACCGGCAGGAGCTGCTCGGGGCGCTCACCCTTGCTATCGACCTGGGCCTCGGACTGCCGGCCGAACATGTGCTGCGGTCTGCGATCTGTGCGCACCGCCTCGCCGGCGCTCTCGGGCTCGACGCCGACCAACAGCGTTCCGCCTTCCACACGACGATGGTGATGTGGATCGGATGTCACGCGGATTCGCACGAGTACGGACGCTGGTTGGGCGACGACATCGCTGCGCGTCGCAACTCCTACCGGTAAGACTGGGCGGGGCTGCCCTCTACGAGCGGTGGGACGGACGTAGTGGCCCCGCCGGTGCCGCGGGCGTGGACCTCCCGATCGCCACCCGCATCGCTCAACTCGCCGACCTGGCTCAGGCCAGGAGCGAGGGCGAAGGCGTCGAGGCTGCCGTGGCGTTGGTGACGTCGCGGGCCAGTGTGTTCGCCGCCCGGGCGGCCTCGACGTACTCGGTCTCGGCTTCGGTGAGCGGTACGTCGTCGAGCAGCTGTACACGGGATTCCATGCATGATCCATGTAAATTTTGCCCAGGTGAGACACGCGCTGTTCGGTCGCTAGGTTGCCTGCAGGGATCTGTAAAAAGAGGAATTAGAGTTCATCCTGTCAAGATCTGTCAGGGGGTAGGACTCGGGAGGCAACGAATATGGGCATGTCGGACTACGTCGCGGGATTGAGGTCCAAGGTGGGCAATGACCTCGTCCTCCTGCCAGGGGTCACTGGAGTCGTTATGCGTGGGACCCCTGACTCCCGCGAGGTCCTGGCTGTCCGCCGCTCAGAGAATGGTGTATGGACGCTGATCAGCGGCGCTATCGATCCCGGTGAGCAGGCCCACGAGGCGATGGTGCGGGAGATCCATGAGGAGACGACTCTCCAGGCCAGGATCACGCGGCTCCTATGGGTCCAAACCCTTCCTCGGAGTACCTACCCCAACGGAGACCAGACCCAGTACTACGACATCGCTTTCCTCTGCGAGGCGGTTGCGGGTGAGGCAAAGGTCGGCGATGACGAGTCTTCCGCAGTGGCATGGTTCCCCATTGACGCACTTCCTGAACTTGATGACCGCTACCGCAAGACTCTGACACTTGCCCTTGAATCGAGTCACGACGTCTACCTCGGACCCGAAGGTCTTCGTCCGGAGGATCTGGCATGACGCCCCGAGGATCTGGCTACGTCAAGCAGAGTTGGCCCCAGGCTGACGGTGTGAAGTGGACCCGCTATGGGGTGTCGGAAGTCCGGTAGTGGATGACTTGACTGTTCCCAACGAGTCGTCGTGGTGGGTGCGGCTGGTTCTTCGGCACCTCGCGCGGTCGAGATGGACGCCGCGCTGCACCGGACCCGGCGACCACTCGGCCCCGGGTTGCGTTTGACGTGGACGTTGCCCTGGCGTGACGTGCCCGATGGAACGTTCGTCGTGGTTGAGGGCGCTGCGGTGGTGGTCGTGCAGGATCACCTGGCACGTTGGGACGCCGCTTCCGGCGGTTACGGCGAGTGGTCGCCGCGTCCGTAGACCGGCGACGCCGAAGTGTTGACGCCGCGTCCGACCGTCGCGGTGCTCGCGTCGGGTTACGCGGTGCAAGTCGACGCGTCGGCCCACTGAGGCGTCAGTTCCGGCCGACGGGCTTCACTGCGCGTGTCGCGATGTAGCCCGGCAAGTGCTCCGCGGTGACGTCCGCGTGGTGCGGCGCTTCGACGAGGTGCGTCAGGCTGAACCCGGCAAGCAGCTGGCCACCGATCTGGGTCGTCAGTGAGTGGCTGTACTCGATCGGACCATCGCCGTAGGCACGCTCCCGCTCGGCCTCCGGCAGGTCGAGAGAACTGTAGGGAAGTCTGTGTGCGACAACGAGTTCGCGCCGATCGAGTGCGTTCTCGTCGAACATGTAGATGTCCGGGTTCATGAACCCGACGAGCAACGCGCCGCCCGGTCGCAGCACCCGGAAGCACTCCGCCCAGACAGGCGCGAGGTCTGGGCAGAAGACATTCGAGACCGGGTTGAGGACGACGTCGAAGCTCTCCTTGTCGAATGCGCTCAGATTGCGCATGTCTCCGAGCATGGTGCGGATCTCGAGGCCGTCGCGCGCCGCGACCTCCTCGTCGCGGGCCAGCTGTTTGGGGGAGTTGTCGAAAACTGTCACGTTGGCACCAGCCGCCGCAAGCACCGGCCCCTGCTGCCCGCCGCCGGACGCCAGGCACAGCACGTCCGATCCGTCCAGATCGGCCGGAAACCAGTCCCGCGGTGTCGGCTCGTAGCCGATGAGCACCACCGACCAGTCACCTGCGCGAGCCCGCGCGATGACGTCCGAGCCGACCGGCCGCGACCACTCGTTGTCGTTGTCGACGAGTTGGTCCCACGCGGCACGGTTGTGGGCAACGGGGTCGAGTTCCTCTGCCATCCGGAAACCCTAATCTCCGCGCAACGCCTGTCCGCTCCGAGGTGATTGCGCATGTACGGATTGTCCCGGGATACCGATTTGAGCGGCATGACCGACATGTGTCTGACGCTCGTCTGCTTCGGGCAGTATCAGACCCAACTGCGCTTCATCTCCACCCGCTGGCTCGACCATGCATCGATCTCGATCGAAGGCGATTCAGCGCCGCTTGGTTCGACTGCGATTCAACGAGGCTCGCCCAGCACGGTATTGATCGTGTCGATGCCCGACCGCGCGAACTCAGGCCAGCTCGTCCAGTAGTAGGGCATCGCGAGCAACGACACGAAGATGGCCCAAGCGCGTGCGCGTTGCCAGGAGTCGTCGTCGACTCCGAGCCGCTCGCGGTAGGCGACACGGGCGTCGCGCGGCAACTGCCAGACTGCCGCGTGTTCGGCCGTCGGGTTGCCGATGTTCAGGGCACCGAAATCGATGACAGCCGCCAACTTCCCGTCGCGGGCAAGAAGATTCGCACTCCGCAGGTCGCCGTGCAGGAGCACGTCGGGCACGACCGGGTCGGGTACCGATGCGATGCGATGCCATTCGTCGGCGACCGCGTGAACGTCGAGGTCGACGAGGCCGTCAAGGCCGCGCACCTGCTCGATGACGTCGTGGCCGTCGGCAACGAACTCCGCAAGCCGCCGCCCGCGGTACCACTCAAGAGCGCCTTCGGCGCGTGCGTCGCCAGGATCGATCCCGTGCAGCGCCTCGACGAACTCCGCCAGGTCGCGCCCGAACTGCGCCCAGTCGTCGACGGTGGACTCATCGGGCTCGGC
This genomic stretch from Calidifontibacter indicus harbors:
- a CDS encoding NUDIX hydrolase, with the translated sequence MSDYVAGLRSKVGNDLVLLPGVTGVVMRGTPDSREVLAVRRSENGVWTLISGAIDPGEQAHEAMVREIHEETTLQARITRLLWVQTLPRSTYPNGDQTQYYDIAFLCEAVAGEAKVGDDESSAVAWFPIDALPELDDRYRKTLTLALESSHDVYLGPEGLRPEDLA
- a CDS encoding class I SAM-dependent methyltransferase; this encodes MAEELDPVAHNRAAWDQLVDNDNEWSRPVGSDVIARARAGDWSVVLIGYEPTPRDWFPADLDGSDVLCLASGGGQQGPVLAAAGANVTVFDNSPKQLARDEEVAARDGLEIRTMLGDMRNLSAFDKESFDVVLNPVSNVFCPDLAPVWAECFRVLRPGGALLVGFMNPDIYMFDENALDRRELVVAHRLPYSSLDLPEAERERAYGDGPIEYSHSLTTQIGGQLLAGFSLTHLVEAPHHADVTAEHLPGYIATRAVKPVGRN
- a CDS encoding aminoglycoside phosphotransferase family protein, with amino-acid sequence MAEPLPAGAQVQAHRRVARVVVRAQQAPSMAEPDLLAAQPCSRFAGFVSLHADEVSITIDDARRLVDGQCPQWRSMPLSPAGHGTDNQMFRLGNEFLVRLPRRPGTAKDVAKEQDWLPRLAPRLPQQIPEPVFRGAADDEYPFAWSVLRWIDGAEPDESTVDDWAQFGRDLAEFVEALHGIDPGDARAEGALEWYRGRRLAEFVADGHDVIEQVRGLDGLVDLDVHAVADEWHRIASVPDPVVPDVLLHGDLRSANLLARDGKLAAVIDFGALNIGNPTAEHAAVWQLPRDARVAYRERLGVDDDSWQRARAWAIFVSLLAMPYYWTSWPEFARSGIDTINTVLGEPR